The Hyla sarda isolate aHylSar1 chromosome 2, aHylSar1.hap1, whole genome shotgun sequence genome includes the window AATTTAGTAATAGGATGTGTTTTCATGTCCGCTCATGCTTATTACCTTGAGGTATTTTAGAACCTATCCCTCCAGGGTGAGTTTACCTGAacatttgtacattttttttttttttaactgtgtcCTTTATTGTCTCTAGAAGCCCTACTAGTCCATATATTTTGGTGGTCAATTGTTGCACAGGTTAGGGCTGCTAATATGATGTTTGCGCATTACTAACAAAGCTATAAAAAAAAGGTGCTGTGCTGTGGTTTCTACCACATCATGTTCTGTTTGTTTGCTCACATACCCTCCCCAGCGGACATTGCAAGCTACACTGCAACAGAAATGCGCTGGGTGGTCTGGGGGTATGCTTACTGTGAGCGCCACTCATCagggtgtttttttctgtctattcAACCCTGCTTGTAGATTTACAACTGGCATTGGAATCAACACACACAAAAGTTTTACTGTCCAAATTAGGCAAAGTGTCAACCTGTTTACTAAGCTCTTTGGACTCTTTGGACGCAAAGCCACATCCATTTCTAATTGGTAACGGGTGTACTGCCAATCAAATAAGCACAAAAAATTGGCCTTCGggatcaaaaaaagaaaaaaatatatattcttctTTATTGTCCATTGCAGCTCAGCTTTAAATTTTCAagctgttttgataaatctgccccaatgcTTATGACTTCTTAAATCTCTGAGAACACTTATgcttaatttgcacaactgcaaAGAAGTGACTAAAAGGATAAGCAATCGATGTATCTAAGGTGGTAAAATAAACGTTTTGAACCTTTGCAACGTGGAGGATCTGAGCTCCAGTTTCCATAGGCCGTGCAGGATAAAGTAGATTCCCCAATAAGTGTTGCTTTGTTATTAAGGCATGAATATTTTATAGCAGCCTGATAATTGTACTCCTCTTCATCTGGATCATACCTTCCATCTGGAATTGCATCTGGGGGGGGACACACCtggactgcaaaaaaataaaaaataaaaatacctttaATATATGCAACAACCCTTTGTAATGGCTCTCTTGGCACATTTTTATACTTCACCATTTCACTGGATGCAAGGATGTAGTGTAGACAATTTCTAAAAGATACCAGGTTTAAGTCCAATATTAAAAATGCAGCATTCATTTGAAGACTTTAAGAAGTCTCATggaattcttcttttttttttactatgcaatGTGATGCATTAGGCTTAATGCATCAGACTGCTGCCCAGCCTActgctggccgaggcgggacatcgctggagCCGGAGATTTGCAGAGGGTTGCCAGGTGAATTGTTTTAGTTTTACTATTGTGCCCAGGCTGCCCAATAAAATAAAAGCTTCAGCTCACCTTCCCCGCTCCCTTGTGGTCTCCGGTATCAGAGCGCCCTTTCTGGCGACACAGGATTTTCCTGAGCGGCAGAGCATAGAGTCTACTTCTTAGGTAACCAGTACCGGACACCACCGTAGTTAGTGACTGGCTGAGCGGCATTGTGATCTACAGCTCTGGGAAGCCAATGATCAGCAGACACATAGCCACAGACAGAGCTCTCTGATACAGAAGGCTACTAgggcaacccctttaaaaccgTTTACTTCCCAGATTTATTACCCTTATCAGTTTGAGAAGAGCAGATTCTGATCCATTTATCACCTATGCTTATTAAGTCTATTTGCCAACTTTGCAAACCAGATGTTTGCTTGCATCtagattgtgttttttttttgtctggttttGATAATTTTGTAAGAAAACAGTACATAGATGCAGACAGGCATAAGTGGTGCGCATAAACTCTGCACAAGTTCAACTTTTATTTTCAGGAAGAGTTTTTCCCCTAGAATTTTCTGTATATTTCTCTCAGAGAGTCACATACTATACTTTTTATCTAAGCATTTAACTCTGCATTCAGAACCTATTGGTTTACCGTTCTATCTGTGGTACACCGTGAAAAAGCCTGAGGACTTTGTTCCAGCAGGAAAACCACCCTGCATGGCTTACAATACTCGTACTATCTGACTTTTCACTACTACAGGCCAACGAGAAGAGTATTTTATTGCAAGAAGAGCACTTAAGCTTCATGTGTAAACTTACTGCCTACCTACGTCCATTATTTCCCTTTTCACATTACACCTACTCAAAGATTATGACCTACAGCCCACTGGAAGCCAACAGATTGGTTCTACAAGTAAATGTAAAGGCTCTTCTAAACAGGAAGGATGTCAGCTGAATGAGTGTTCAGAGGAGCCAAATGTCCACAACTGCCCATACAGCTTCTGTGAGTTAACTAAAGCATTTTAAATGCAAATAAATATCACATCTCCACAGTTTCGACTTTACCTTCACATACGGGGACCGGAGTACTCCATGTTCCATCTGCCTGACATTCTATATAGTTCCTTTTCGTTAACATGCGGTATCTAAAATACATCAAACACAGTAAAATACATCAAGGGACTATCCACAGAGAGCTAAGTTTCTAAGTAGCAAATCTGTTTCTTACGGCCATGGTTACATCGTTCTCTCTTTCACCTGATCCTAAGGTAATTATCACCTAAGCTCAATTTTTACTTTAAATATCAGTAAAACCGATGGTCAAGATACTGATATCTGGAATGCTACAACCTATTATTTATAGACAATTCTAATACACGCTACATTTGGACACATTGTAAAAGGGCACAACAAAGGACTGTCTCAGGACAGACGATTATGGCATATTACTACATGTGATCTCTGCTGTTTGCTAGAACAAAAAGTCAATGTGATGCTTCATCTCTTATGGGCTCCTTGTGTCCTTTTCCTGGTAGCTGCATGATCACAGAATTGATGATTGATTTTTAAGCTATTGTTGATTAAACAAGAATcaattatttaacttttttttggttATGAGTAATTGTATCATAAAGCATGCAtttaacaaaataaaaactaTGCTTATTAGTACAGATTAAAAtctctaataaaaaaataagaaatctcTAGTTAACATAATTTAGTTACAATTCTTATTATACATTAATCTCAAACAACATAATCCTACTACAACTATTATGAAACCCAAAAAATCCTGAAGACAACTTCAGTCAAGAGAGCTGCTTTCTTACTGACTAGCAGCTCAGGACTTTCTTCATAGATGCTATATGGCCTACTTCAATCTCCGCTTTACACCAGAAGTGGTGTCCTCtacctgaggaaagtactgaccccattTACCTAGTCACAGGCCTCtcacctcagccaagccagatcaccttGCTCTGAATGGACGAGGGGCAAggaccccgaaacagctgtctgcagacgggtcctctttccttctggagagagttctggcttggcataaatcccaatcagttctgagacttcttaactgaagcctgagctgttttgcaggacacactacctgtgaacgtggtgagctaatttgcatatttttgtatTCATAGATGGTAGGAAGAGATAAAAGGTATTGTATTAGTAGGGGCCAACCCCTATCAATCATTAGAACAAGCctggttaaaggagttatccaaggATAGAAAGCGATCGCTGCTAACTTACAGAAACAGCATCACCCTTGCAACCCGAGGACaagtggcactgtttttttttgtttgtttttttaatgctggagaacccctttaaaaggagtagtACAGGGaaatataacttattccctatccaaagaatcagGGATAAGATATAGATTGCGGGAGCCTGATTCtctctgcgcaggatcctgtatgtgtgaacacacTCTTAATGCTGAACATTAAAGTTCCAGAATGGTGTCACAAGTTTACAAGTTTAGATTGGCTGAGCTGCAGTTGACCCTCAGTACCAGGAAAAGGTGAACACCAGAGACAGGGAGCATCATAACTGGACACTGcagagaggggtgggatgtacgTACAGGTTTGTTTCCTTTAacttaaagaaaaatatatattttaatatttaataaagaaaatggcccctgaaaatcccaccaccaaGGGGGTCCATACCTAGTGGGACACCTGCAAGTCACCCGGCCTCATGGACAAGGCATCATGAGACGAACTCCTTTCTTCCATAAACACCTTCCCTTCCCCCACCAAACGCAGTCATTGCAGCAGCCCAGCCAGTGCAGCAACTGCCAACATCAGTTTTCCCGAGTGCACTCCAAGCATCACTTACAGTACAGTATTCAGTGATGCTAGGAGCACCCTGGGGAAAAACAGCTGATGTCTGCTGTTGCAGAACTCCCAGCAGTGTGTGCCACTCCTCACATCTCTGCCCGTGCCACTCTCCTCTTTCTCCGCCTGCATCactcacatctcccctaacattagcataactacaactcccggcatgcccttagGATTGCTGCATCCTAACAAAGCAGTCTCCAACTTGTGGCCTGctaacattagcaaaactacaacccccaacatgtcctcactatccgggcatgctgggagatgtagttttgaaaatgcAAGGGGAGATGGGAGTGGGCATATGTTGACcatggtggtgctgtcatgatggCAGTCTGAAAAGTTAGAATGATAATTTACCAATAATTCGAGTCCATCATGAAAGCACCCTTTAATTCCTGCCCCCTTCCATGTGGATAAGTATTATGGTGTATTAATACTTATGCACATAGAAGGGATGGGAATTAAAGGGTGCTGTCATGATGGACTCATGAATTTGTACGGAGACCACCACATAGAAGCTCTGCAAATCTGTTGTAAAGAGATTGAGGCTCTCTCAGCCTAGGAGACAGCTAAGGCCTGTGTAGAAAAAGATTAGAATGTTTTCTCCAAGGCTTTATAACTTCCAGGTAGGGAATCAATGATCTTCTAACATCTAGAGTATAGAAtactttttcttagtttttttgatTATTGCAAAAGGTAGGTAAAACGATATCTTGAGACCGATGGAAATTTGTTTCCACCTTAGCAAGAAAGGGTGGTTTAAGTTTAAAACTAGTCCTGCCTTATAGCACAGTACAGTAAGGTTCTTTAAGCGTTAAGGCCTGTGTCTCACCCACTCTCCTGGCAGAGGTAACGGCAACCAACAGAACAGTCTTACAGGTTGCGATGCTTGTTTTTTAGATTTACCCTCATAAATCTACACAATACttacataaaaatgtaaacacaaaaaaaCCTCACCCAAGATCACAAGTATAGTTCACCCTAGATCCAAACAACGTATCTGTAATTTCCATTTTTCCATTTGGTATATCAGTAGGACTAGGACATTGtcgtcctgggaaaaaaaaacaaacaacaatgaAGTGCACACAATGTATATTCGACATAATAGTAAAGACAGAATAGCAGGTTATCTTTAGCAAAACAATTTACCATTACAGGAAGTCAAGAATAAAAAAGTGACCTCTTAAATGAATGTGATGGTTGATTGCAGCCTGTCAAAATTGATGGTCATTTCTGGCATATCTGGTGATCAGCTGTTTGGAGGGGCTACATCACTCTTGCAAGCCTCTTCAATGTTTACCTGCACTTGTACTTGAATTACTGTACTGTAATGGGTGGCCGCAACATTGTATCAGTGTAAATAggggaaaaaatgaaattttttgcacTGCTgcaataaaatgtacggcaatgTTGCAAATACGGCAAGAATAAGTGCAGGTAAACCGCAGGGCCAGGAGTCAGACTCCCACCAATTGAACTTTGTTGGGACATCCTGAGAACAGGCCATCAATTTCTACAGACTTgaattgctgcagatgccatacCCCAAATActgcaatgtacagtatatatattattatcaacattattattattataatataaaaaaaaattgcatgcaCAAACTCATGCACATTACTTTGCATGCAaattactttggggggggggggtgcaagtgttTACTTTCACTGAGATAATAAAGAGTACTAACACTAAAGAAAACTCACGTTGGCAGAATGTTTGAGGAGTAGACCACGTTGAGCCACTTAAGCAAGTTATAAAATTTTGGGTTCCAGGGATCTTTATAAATCCAGGTCGGCAGGTATAGTTTACCCGTGCATCAAGAGGGAAATTATCTTTATCAATAAACTCTGGGTCCAGCCCTGCAAAGTCCAGCCTGGGGGGTGCACCGCAGGAACCTAGTAACAACAAAAACAAATCTGCTTGTAAATAGGattcagataaaaaaaatcttatactGCTAAAATATGCTTTATTTTCTGATCGGTTGAGTCTGACCCACAGTACTCCCATGATGCTGAGAACTAAGGAGGCGCAGCGCTGCTTCCACGAAGCACTGGCCACTCACCCTATAGGGTCAATGATCGCACTGACTTCAACAATCTCTGTATCAAGGCGATTACTGAGACATCTGTCAGGAATAGGACGTCACTCATTTGAATCATCCCAAACTATACAACATGTAAAATGCTTACTTCACAATAACATTTCTCATTATTTTCCTAATAATGTATAAAATGGTTTTATTACACATGCCTTTATAAACAAGTGTGTATGAATAAGGACAGAAACACATAACTTACCATGACTACGAGCAAAGAAGGCTGGAAGCAGTAAGATTATCCAGTGGTATTCCATGGAGTATTTTCTGTGTTTACAAAGTAATTCAGGAATACTATTAACAGAGAAAACAAAACACAACGTTAGATATTGAAATAAATGTTGTACAGTAGCAACTGACTCCTGTTATCTATATGTAAAAACATTAAcccacactggccctgatttactaatgtcaacccgactctCTCGGGTTGTATGACAAcatttgtgtcgcatagcccataagacactttgtgcgacacaatttcccGACACAAAATACCATCAGAGTGTTCTTTTTAAACatgtcaaaatgggcgtggttagccgaaaaaggggcatgtacccaacaaaaaagaaaaaacactcagagtatgatgaaaaactcaccaGAAAATGTGTGAAATTTGCTTCACAAAAAccagacagctctgagctgtccaGAAATTAATCAAaaccgagtgaatcctacccccatcatggaacagggtctgttccatgttgggggcagtagtacaggggctgagggattgatcgcaccaggtctcacttctgagacccgagcCCATCAGAATTTATTAAGCAGgcgagcgggcggcatgctccgctccccaacGATGTAcagtgcagggatgtggaattcctatcgcccgacacccgggacatgcagtttcgggcaggtgaatttttccggcccttagcccgtcttcaggcaagcagggccggacctgacaagcgctgtggcgctctgcagactgtatggagcaggctctggACTCGTGCCTGCTCCATATTCTGCAGCCTCCGGCTGTGGAACCATGTGTCCTCCTAAGCAGAGCTGTGCGAATGCAGCCTTTCAACATGTTACATTGTACAActtcggacttgttgatcactttctattcattttttcatgatataaaaagtgaccaaaaatacggtatttaggactttggaatttttttgtgcgtactccattggccgtgcggtttaattaatgatatagtaTTATAGTTCGAAAAtctccgcatgcggcgataccacatatgtttattcttacttttattagggaaggggttaaatgatctttattaactttttttttctgcagtgttacagcccccccccccccccgtgactatttcactgcacataccgatctcatacacagatcattgccgtgcattgacacggcaaagatcagtgtaatcggcggtcgatggtcccaatcagcccgactgagctgcctggaagcttttactttaaattttagatacggtgatcaactttgaacgccacgcctaaagggttaatagcgtgcggcacaacgatcggtgccgcacgccatTAACCCAGGGTCCCGGatgtcattagccgccgggacagaCCCGTATGATACCGCATTTTATACCGGGATcgggcgtagggcatacaggtatgccctgcgtccttaagaggttaattggaTGTTTCTGTAATCATCTTGGCAatgctgcctgtcagaataaaTTTATTGAGACAGATTTAAACtcgtgcaacacaaaaaaaaaaaagacaggcgACAGGTTAGTAAATcggggggggggaagacagtaaaaagaaaaacagtcaaacaaaaaaaatccacattaAACACTCGGGTTTTAGTAAATCAAGGACAGTGTGTGGGTGTccatacaaatatacacatacatacagagacGAACACGTTTTTTGTGTGTCTGGATGCCTCTGTATTAACCTCTGCCATAATAGTGCAGGAAGAAGATCTGATAGGAAAGTGCTCTGTTACGTGTACACTGTCACTGTGCCCCCAATGAGATTAGCAGCATGACCACAACTGCAATACAAAGCCAGGATCTGATAATGCTGATCCTGGAAATTTACCCCTTAGATGGTGTGGTCAGAGCAACTGCAGCATAAAGGATATGACATGGCCGAACACATTTCCTGCCAGTACACTGTGCATATCAGTGCATTACATAATCAGAAGATTTCACTGTAATGCCTCTCAGAGGgactaaagaaaagaaaaacaataatattaatatacagacacacaatcacaccTGTTCAGTTTCAAATAGCTAATTAGCCAagcacatggcagcaactcaatgccCTTAGGTATGGagacttggataggggataagatgcctgaccgtgggggtcccgccgctggggacccccgtgatcttccacaccgcacccaGTTAGCATGAGCtcctggagcgtgctcgctccgggtctgattactagcgatcacagggacggagcatagtgacgtcacggctccgccccctcaatgtaagcctatggagggggtgtgacgccccctccttaggcttgctttgagggggcggagcgtgacgtcacacggggctgagccgtgacgtcactatgctccatccctgtgaacgctagtaatcagacccggagcgagcatgctccgggAGCTGAtgttaacggggtgcggcatggaagatcacgggggtccccagcgacaggacccccgcggtcaggcatcttatctcctatcttttggataggggataagatgtcttaaaggggtactccggcgctaagttCAAACCAACCATCAGGATGGGGCAGAAAGGggctttaaagaagtactcccgcgaaaaataacttatcccctatccataggataggggataagtagactgcggggggtccgatcgctggggcccccagcaACCGGGATGGGACCCCAGCGCTCTTATTGAGAAATGCGTGATActtcattcattcctatgggagcagCGAAAATGCCTGAGAGCTgtctggcgctcccatagaaatgaagagCGCACATGTCATCAGCGAGTGGCAGTAGTGTGGGTTAAAGGGCCTTGAAAGAGATAAGGAAGACTGGTTCAGGTGAAATAACCACTGTTAACGCACAGCACAtggaacctggagacagatgggttacagcagcagaagaccacaccatGTGCGACTCCTGTCAGATAAAAACAGGAAACTAAGGCTACAACTCcccaaaattggacaatggaagcCTGGAAGAACATTGCCTGGTCTAAAAAGTCTtgattccagctgtgacattcagctgaatttggcataaacataaaagcatggatccatcccaGCATCAATGGTTCAGGCTggtagtgatgtcatttacattcaCCAAATACAGCCGCCTCCATAGCCTTGGAGGGGTAAGTGTCTACTTACATACCTTTTTCATCCAATCTTGTGTCTTtattctctaaaaaaaaataatcatgcaGCGTCCAGAGTGTCAGAGACATGGTCAGAGGGCCGTAACTATATTAAGCTGCTTGATTGACACATGGGGCTCAGCTGCCGACAGCAGTCTTGTGCGTTTTGTCTGTGAGCCTGTCAGACACTGCATGTGTATTGCAATCCCTagagacagtgggggagatttatcaaaaactgtgcagaggaagagtggtgcaggtgcccatggccaccagattgcttcttttatttttaaaaagagaCCTATgataaatgaaataagcaatctggttgccatgggcaactggccaatttttcctctggacgacTCTAGAGATGGTCTCCATTTGCAGCCCATGCAAAATACATAGGGATGCCATGTCAGCAGGCAAGCCGTATGTGTCAACAGAAGCAGTGTGACATAGCGCAGAGATGTTGGGGCCCAGGGGGAACAGCAGACCCCTTGCCACACCTAACACCATAGGACACTGCCCAAATGTTATTTTGTAGAGAATAAAGAAACAAGattgcataaaaaataaataaataaataaataaaaatgcatgtTTGGCATGGGAACTCTAACCTTTGCTAGGCTATAGGGGTGGTTTTATCGGGTGACTATGTAACAGATGCTCTTTGgggggggcagacagtaaatggaaaTCTGTATAGATCAGAACACCTTTAAAATTATGGATGTTTGGCTTCTCTAGTATctatgtttttcaattcctgaataacccctttaacctgttcgggacgccgggcgtatgcatacgccctgcatcccgagtccttaaggacgtggggagtatgcatacgcccgtgggaattccggtccccgccgctagccggttgaggaccggaatgcctgctgtaatcattcagcaggcatcccgaccaagcccccccccccccccatgtcggcgatcgcataaaatcgcatgtcaattcatctgctattctgggctgatcgagtttctggtgacccgatcacccggaaaatagcgatgatcggagctgtcagggacagccccgatcatcctgagggctaggagtgaggtcgcagtgctgcgatctccttctatcccctgccattggtcagaactgatactgagcaatggcagagcaggacagtgggttgccatggcaaccccccgttctgcccatccctggatgtcgaggggaacatggacagaagatggaggccggtacctgcaggagaagatgcctggggaccccgatcttcgctggagactgctggatcctggctcaggtagggaaactacggtggggcGGGGGAATTgaaagaaagtgaaagtaaagcgatctttactgtggcaaccactaggaaggccaaactgcaactcccagcatgcctagacagccaaaggctgtttggcaacatctggagggtcacagtctggagaccacggttacagtggtgcccaaacggtagccctccagatgttgccaaactacaactctacaACTAcaacaattttcatgaaatttggggatttttcaccaaaaaaaaatgcaagtaacggcgaaaatttaccaccaaaataaagtagaatgtgtcacgaacaaacaatctcagaatcagaatattcggtaaaagcgttttcgcattattaattcgtaaagcgacggtggtcagaattgcgaaaaagggctcagtccttatggtgaaaaatggctgcgtccttaaggggttaacaacatgtTTTTTCTCTCTCACTTTTTGTTTTTAAGTTTTCAGCATGCAGATTGGATCCAGTGGCCTATATTGATTACCAGCAATTTTCTTTTTCAACAAAAATGGTCAACAAGAGGGGTGGGGGTGTTTTTATGAATATTTTTTAATCACTTTACATGCTTAGAAGCAGAGCTTTTGCTATGCTGGGGTTTAATGTTAGCCCATGAAAGGACATGCTATACAACCCATTATCACCCCAGTTCCCACTGACAGTCAGATAGCTTCAGGTCAGGAGCATAAAAAAATGGTGCTTAATGTCTGGCTGGGTAGTAAGGATTGGTAAGGGCTCTTTCAGCTTAACAATACCGGTCATATTGTTAAGCTGAAAGAACCTTTAATAGCCTGGAATTACTAGGCTGCTGCTTGGCTTCTAACCCCGCTGGTTATGGAAAGGAGAGGAGACCCAACA containing:
- the LOC130356428 gene encoding membrane cofactor protein-like isoform X8, coding for MEYHWIILLLPAFFARSHGSCGAPPRLDFAGLDPEFIDKDNFPLDARVNYTCRPGFIKIPGTQNFITCLSGSTWSTPQTFCQRRQCPSPTDIPNGKMEITDTLFGSRVNYTCDLGYRMLTKRNYIECQADGTWSTPVPVCEVQVCPPPDAIPDGRYDPDEEEYNYQAAIKYSCLNNKATLIGESTLSCTAYGNWSSDPPRCKVVECLNPDVKNARKISGFIGPYILNSAVRFECLPGFIMDGEPFVRCNVSDQWEPPLPTCRSSATTRSPTTTTKVKETEKEDGSNVGAIVGGVIGGIFGILLAAFICVWWFKRKGKHINYCHYVSYGIVDK
- the LOC130356428 gene encoding membrane cofactor protein-like isoform X3, with product MEYHWIILLLPAFFARSHGSCGAPPRLDFAGLDPEFIDKDNFPLDARVNYTCRPGFIKIPGTQNFITCLSGSTWSTPQTFCQRRQCPSPTDIPNGKMEITDTLFGSRVNYTCDLGYRMLTKRNYIECQADGTWSTPVPVCEVQVCPPPDAIPDGRYDPDEEEYNYQAAIKYSCLNNKATLIGESTLSCTAYGNWSSDPPRCKVVECLNPDVKNARKISGFIGPYILNSAVRFECLPGFIMDGEPFVRCNVSDQWEPPLPTCRSSATTRSPTTTTKVKETEKEGIVTQSPATTKTTNTVSNNSSPATTKKKETETGDGSNVGAIVGGVIGGIFGILLAAFICVWWFKRKGKHINYCHYVSYGIVDK